Proteins encoded in a region of the candidate division WOR-3 bacterium genome:
- the rpsI gene encoding 30S ribosomal protein S9, protein MNEFYFACGSRKEGVAKVWLYPKANNENWKFVVNNQPAEKYFGRFDLVLLAQQPLKVTNLLGQFDVKCEVKGGGKSAQAGAISLGIARALVNYQPELRKLLSDAGLLKRDPREKERCKYGLAKRRKSFQWTKR, encoded by the coding sequence ATGAACGAATTTTATTTCGCTTGTGGAAGTAGAAAAGAGGGTGTTGCAAAAGTTTGGCTTTATCCAAAAGCAAATAATGAAAACTGGAAATTCGTTGTGAATAATCAACCGGCGGAGAAATATTTTGGTCGTTTTGATTTGGTACTTTTGGCTCAACAACCGTTAAAAGTTACGAATCTTTTGGGACAATTCGATGTGAAGTGTGAAGTGAAAGGAGGAGGTAAATCCGCTCAAGCAGGTGCTATTTCCTTAGGGATTGCTCGTGCTTTAGTAAACTATCAACCCGAATTAAGAAAATTACTTTCTGACGCAGGATTGCTAAAAAGAGACCCCCGAGAAAAAGAGAGATGTAAGTATGGATTAGCTAAAAGGAGAAAAAGTTTCCAATGGACCAAACGTTAA